Proteins encoded together in one Bacteroides zoogleoformans window:
- a CDS encoding RNA polymerase sigma-70 factor, translated as MTFNLSDFNQFFEEYRQRFVHFVVTYVHDEAVAEDIVIESMMYYWENKGRLAADTNIAAYVLTAIKHKCIDYLRHRRLQQEVSDEISRLHAWELSSRILSLEDFEPDEIFTHEIQEIVDKALSALPEQTRRIFVMSRYENKSHKEIAESLGISTKGVEFHISKATKVLRLALKDYLPAALLFLHLH; from the coding sequence ATGACCTTTAATCTGAGTGATTTCAATCAATTCTTCGAGGAATACCGGCAACGCTTTGTCCACTTTGTCGTCACCTACGTGCACGATGAAGCCGTAGCCGAAGACATTGTCATCGAGTCCATGATGTATTACTGGGAGAACAAGGGACGCCTTGCCGCCGACACCAACATCGCGGCCTACGTGCTGACCGCCATTAAGCATAAATGTATAGACTACCTGCGTCACCGGCGGCTTCAGCAAGAGGTTTCGGACGAGATATCCCGCCTGCATGCCTGGGAGCTGTCGAGCCGCATCCTGTCGCTGGAAGATTTTGAGCCCGACGAGATTTTCACCCATGAGATACAGGAGATAGTGGACAAAGCGCTGTCAGCGTTGCCCGAACAGACACGGCGCATTTTTGTCATGAGCCGTTATGAGAACAAATCTCACAAAGAAATAGCCGAATCGCTGGGAATAAGCACCAAAGGGGTGGAGTTTCATATATCGAAAGCCACCAAGGTGTTGCGTCTTGCCTTGAAAGATTATCTGCCCGCCGCTCTGCTTTTTCTACATCTTCACTGA
- a CDS encoding FecR family protein, producing MDKDILYRFFEGCASVEEMRRVEEWAEASDENRKQFLRERKLFNAMILVGGPQWSGMWKTMRKRRSRFIGEFLKIASVVAITVSVTAALFSIGKESDEVNREMQTITVPPGQRVNLDLPDGSNVWLNAGTRMQYPTAFMKGKREVVLDGEAYFEVTRHEKSPFVVHTPVMDVEVLGTKFNVEAYSKRKVFETSLMEGKVRVKSPLNAKASVVLSPHYKTTLRGGKLVVSRIEDYNVYRWKEGLYCFKNKPFAEIMRDLERYYDLKIQMDNPAVAGVALTGKFRISDGPDYALRVLQNDVSFSYRRDKENDVIYIK from the coding sequence ATGGATAAGGATATATTATACCGTTTTTTCGAAGGCTGCGCCTCTGTGGAAGAAATGAGGCGGGTTGAGGAATGGGCCGAGGCTTCTGACGAGAACCGCAAGCAGTTCTTGCGCGAGCGCAAGTTGTTTAACGCCATGATTCTCGTCGGCGGACCGCAATGGAGCGGTATGTGGAAAACGATGCGTAAGAGGCGGAGCCGCTTTATCGGCGAATTTCTGAAAATAGCCTCTGTGGTAGCGATAACGGTGAGTGTGACGGCTGCCTTGTTTTCAATAGGGAAAGAGAGCGATGAAGTGAACAGGGAGATGCAGACCATCACCGTGCCGCCCGGCCAGCGCGTGAACCTGGACTTGCCCGACGGTTCGAACGTGTGGCTGAATGCCGGCACCCGCATGCAGTATCCCACCGCCTTCATGAAGGGGAAGCGCGAAGTGGTGCTGGACGGAGAGGCTTACTTTGAAGTGACGCGCCATGAGAAGAGTCCGTTTGTGGTGCATACCCCTGTGATGGATGTGGAGGTGCTGGGCACGAAATTCAACGTGGAGGCCTATTCGAAGCGGAAGGTGTTTGAGACGTCTCTGATGGAGGGGAAGGTAAGGGTGAAGTCTCCCCTGAACGCGAAAGCTTCCGTGGTCCTTTCACCTCATTACAAGACTACATTGAGGGGGGGGAAGCTGGTGGTGAGCCGGATAGAAGACTACAATGTGTACCGATGGAAAGAGGGGTTGTATTGCTTCAAGAACAAGCCTTTTGCCGAAATCATGAGAGATCTGGAACGGTATTATGACCTGAAGATACAGATGGACAACCCCGCCGTGGCCGGGGTGGCGCTGACAGGCAAGTTCCGCATATCCGACGGCCCGGACTACGCGCTGCGCGTGCTGCAGAACGATGTGTCTTTCAGCTATCGCAGGGATAAAGAGAATGATGTCATTTATATAAAGTAA
- a CDS encoding SusC/RagA family TonB-linked outer membrane protein — protein MRISIFLLFFCLFSLTAANSSSQNARVTINSSNARLESILNEIETQTDYLFIYKEDVNVKTRKSIQVTDKPVSEVLPVLLAGSSIGYKMEGNHIILTRNAALATQQQKVTGVVTDASGEPLIGVTVTLKGAVQGTVTDMDGKFALPAGVGDVIVVSYIGYASQEIKLKDMKLLRILMKEDVELLDEVVVIGYGSVSKKELTSAISHVSAKDMLQIGNSNPAMKIQGKVAGVNIDNTASADPNSSANIQIRGVASRSAGLGPLIVIDGVPGGSLDNVNENDIESIDVLKDGAASAIYGTRGSNGVIVITTKKGSTDGNIHTFYSGFVNIATPIRELEVLGVDEFRKYNRGNDYGANTDWFDEITKVGISHSHTLQVTGGNSKNNYKGTVDVKNSEGIDLRSSKKEIGARLSLNHTSKSELYNIVLNVAPRTTDYEHSDYNAFWTALTVNPTIPVMDPKEPHKYYKLTGWDTYNPVETLKLEKHGGKGKILNWDGTFKLNLFPLLCRNKSHYLSTQITLGQQIMDYDNFFFRPSTSTRAEQKGFKGEASKSYDKHKQESLEWLVNYMFDKNNHHLKLMGGYSYQYFENSGFNAENKNFASDLLSYNNLGAGSYNSAAIGRLGMGSYKNDSKLIAFFGRISYNLSDKYFATFSLRREGSSKFGKNNKWGSFPAVSAGWRISEEKFMKNLTWIDDLKIRGDYGVTGNQEFDSYQSLATMGSYDLNFYKGQYIRGWSFNSNPNPDIKWEKGKNWNIGVDFVLFNQRLTGSMNYYSRRQSDLLGSYNVSLPPNGTPTTFVNVGTMKNSGLEIDLTWNAVKTKKAGYTIGFVGATSNNRFVSFSNQMHKGQSFYWMSSFPTYPGDPGPVQRIEEGERIGNFYTFEYAGVNDEGQWLIRSKNGEVIPINKGTDEDKRVVGNGLPKFTMSMTHSFRYKNFDMSLFFRGNFGFQIYDTHNLYYGLQSAAPNTNVLKSAYEENSAVSTGKNVHSDYFVHNGDFLKLDVATLGYNYDVNSKWLKKVRVYCTARNLFTISGYKGLDMDTFAVNGMEPGVSANKISYYPSSRQFLLGVQIDF, from the coding sequence ATGCGAATATCGATATTCTTATTGTTTTTTTGTCTGTTCAGTCTGACGGCCGCGAACAGTAGTTCACAAAACGCGAGGGTGACCATAAACAGCAGCAATGCCCGCCTGGAATCCATTTTGAATGAGATAGAGACTCAAACGGATTATCTTTTCATATACAAGGAAGATGTAAACGTGAAAACACGCAAAAGCATACAGGTGACCGACAAACCGGTGTCAGAGGTGTTGCCCGTGTTGCTGGCCGGTTCTTCCATCGGCTACAAAATGGAGGGAAATCATATAATCCTTACGCGCAACGCCGCATTGGCAACGCAGCAGCAGAAGGTGACGGGAGTGGTGACCGACGCCTCGGGCGAACCGCTGATAGGCGTCACCGTGACGCTGAAAGGAGCCGTGCAAGGCACGGTGACGGATATGGACGGAAAGTTCGCGCTGCCCGCCGGAGTGGGAGACGTGATTGTGGTGAGCTATATAGGATATGCCTCGCAGGAGATAAAGCTGAAAGACATGAAGCTGCTCCGCATCCTGATGAAAGAAGATGTGGAACTGCTGGACGAGGTGGTGGTGATAGGTTACGGCTCCGTTTCGAAGAAGGAGCTGACCAGTGCCATTTCGCACGTATCGGCCAAGGACATGCTGCAGATTGGCAACAGCAATCCCGCCATGAAGATTCAGGGAAAGGTGGCGGGTGTGAATATCGATAATACGGCCTCGGCGGATCCTAACAGCAGCGCAAACATACAGATACGCGGGGTCGCCTCGCGCAGTGCCGGTTTAGGCCCGTTGATTGTCATCGACGGTGTCCCCGGCGGAAGTCTGGACAATGTGAATGAAAATGATATCGAGTCCATCGATGTACTGAAAGACGGCGCGGCTTCGGCCATCTATGGCACCCGCGGCTCCAATGGAGTAATTGTCATCACCACAAAGAAAGGCTCTACGGACGGCAACATCCATACTTTCTATTCGGGGTTTGTGAATATTGCCACTCCGATTAGAGAACTGGAAGTGCTGGGGGTAGATGAGTTCAGAAAATATAACCGCGGAAATGATTACGGGGCCAATACGGATTGGTTCGACGAAATCACGAAAGTGGGTATATCGCATAGCCATACTCTGCAAGTGACCGGTGGAAACTCAAAGAATAATTATAAAGGCACGGTGGATGTGAAAAACTCCGAGGGTATCGATTTACGTTCTTCCAAAAAAGAAATAGGCGCACGCCTCAGCCTGAATCATACCTCCAAGTCTGAATTATATAACATCGTATTGAACGTAGCTCCGCGAACAACAGATTATGAGCACTCGGACTATAACGCTTTTTGGACAGCCTTGACCGTGAATCCGACCATTCCGGTGATGGATCCCAAAGAGCCCCATAAGTATTATAAACTGACAGGATGGGATACTTACAATCCTGTGGAAACGTTGAAGCTGGAAAAACATGGCGGTAAGGGGAAAATCTTAAACTGGGACGGGACTTTCAAATTGAATCTATTCCCTTTATTGTGCCGTAACAAATCTCATTATCTCAGTACGCAGATTACCCTGGGCCAACAGATTATGGATTATGACAATTTCTTTTTCCGCCCCTCGACTTCTACCCGCGCGGAGCAGAAAGGTTTCAAAGGAGAAGCCAGCAAAAGTTATGATAAACATAAACAGGAGTCTTTAGAGTGGTTGGTGAACTATATGTTCGACAAAAACAACCACCATTTGAAGTTGATGGGAGGATATTCTTATCAATACTTCGAGAACTCGGGTTTCAATGCGGAAAACAAGAACTTTGCTTCCGATCTGCTGTCGTATAACAACCTGGGGGCAGGCTCGTATAACAGCGCGGCGATAGGACGTTTAGGCATGGGCTCGTATAAGAACGACTCAAAGCTGATAGCGTTCTTCGGGCGTATCAGTTATAACTTGTCTGACAAATATTTTGCGACTTTTTCATTGCGCCGCGAAGGTTCTTCCAAATTCGGGAAGAACAATAAGTGGGGCTCTTTTCCGGCCGTATCGGCGGGATGGAGAATCAGCGAGGAAAAATTCATGAAGAATCTGACATGGATTGATGATTTGAAAATCAGGGGAGATTATGGCGTGACGGGTAATCAGGAATTCGACAGTTACCAGTCGCTGGCCACCATGGGAAGTTATGACCTGAATTTTTATAAAGGACAATACATCCGGGGATGGTCGTTCAATTCCAATCCCAATCCTGACATAAAGTGGGAGAAGGGCAAGAACTGGAACATAGGCGTCGATTTCGTCCTTTTCAATCAGCGCCTGACGGGAAGCATGAACTATTATTCGAGAAGACAATCCGACCTGCTGGGCAGTTATAATGTGTCTCTCCCTCCCAATGGCACTCCTACCACTTTTGTGAATGTGGGTACGATGAAGAATTCCGGTCTGGAGATTGATTTGACCTGGAATGCGGTCAAGACAAAAAAAGCGGGTTATACCATCGGATTTGTCGGCGCCACCTCCAATAATCGTTTTGTCTCCTTTTCCAATCAGATGCATAAAGGACAGTCTTTTTATTGGATGAGTTCATTCCCCACTTATCCGGGAGACCCGGGACCGGTACAGCGCATTGAGGAAGGAGAACGTATTGGCAATTTTTACACGTTTGAATATGCCGGCGTCAACGACGAAGGCCAATGGCTGATCCGCTCCAAAAACGGTGAAGTGATTCCCATCAATAAAGGTACCGATGAGGACAAGCGTGTGGTGGGCAACGGATTGCCTAAATTTACAATGTCGATGACGCACTCTTTCAGATACAAGAACTTTGATATGAGCTTGTTCTTCCGGGGTAATTTCGGTTTCCAGATTTACGATACCCATAATTTGTACTACGGGCTGCAATCGGCCGCGCCCAACACCAATGTCTTAAAATCAGCATATGAAGAAAACAGTGCCGTAAGTACCGGAAAGAATGTGCATAGCGACTATTTTGTGCATAATGGTGATTTCTTAAAGTTGGATGTGGCCACATTGGGATATAATTATGACGTCAATTCGAAGTGGCTGAAGAAGGTACGCGTGTATTGCACGGCACGTAATTTATTCACCATCAGCGGATATAAGGGGTTGGACATGGATACATTCGCTGTGAATGGAATGGAGCCGGGAGTGTCTGCCAACAAAATAAGCTACTATCCTTCTTCACGACAATTTTTATTAGGCGTTCAAATTGACTTTTAA
- a CDS encoding RagB/SusD family nutrient uptake outer membrane protein, translated as MKRISLKQIWVGLGLLATTGCTDLSENTYSIIPQDEFYQTKENVLQSFVRPFGHAYWLSSRSSYLFGELSADQYMIVQREEHWYDGGAYFRLHYHTWTIDDWFVNNMWKDTYRGIIQCNSVISDFSKLNPTRLGYSEQEFNDFISQQRVLRAWMYMTLFDVMHNIPIVTQYPSSELPHQSTPKETFAFLEKELLEALPTLSVKSKSGGNGPDQGLWNQAGAAALLARLYMNASWWIDEDKSAECEKICEDIINGKYGYYQIADRWDAPFDWDNDKCDEVIYAFASSYGGAHWAYTGNMHWYVAPFMSAPYFGFTDWGRCNPKYALQPGLDLEGREYTFDNGKPVRKFMNYPDDVRLKKYRNLGKGKREGLFLYGTLDYSTPDGKTKYVRSDNDAYQLYIRDQVGIFQDTDTLSVSPAPSSGKETPKSAMPYGDQNSGWCLVKYPIYRSDDAAKIESDYTVIRLAEIYYYLAEIKFNKGERASAAKLLNAVRKRYYPEGSASLYNEDGSQITRQELLDEWGREFIGEGQRRRVLCRFGVYNSGTWWDKEPDADKHTMWIPLSRTVLQTNPNLKQNPGYPTIN; from the coding sequence ATGAAAAGAATAAGTTTAAAACAAATATGGGTCGGTTTAGGCCTTTTGGCAACAACAGGCTGCACCGATTTGTCTGAAAACACATACAGCATTATTCCTCAAGATGAATTTTACCAAACGAAGGAGAACGTGCTTCAAAGCTTTGTCCGGCCTTTCGGACATGCATATTGGTTGAGCTCCAGAAGTTCATACTTGTTCGGCGAGCTTTCGGCAGACCAATATATGATAGTGCAGAGAGAAGAGCATTGGTATGACGGAGGGGCTTATTTCCGCCTTCATTATCACACTTGGACCATTGACGACTGGTTTGTCAACAACATGTGGAAAGACACTTATCGGGGCATCATTCAGTGTAACTCGGTGATATCCGACTTTTCGAAACTGAACCCTACCCGCCTGGGCTATTCGGAACAAGAATTCAATGATTTCATTTCGCAACAGCGGGTTTTACGGGCATGGATGTATATGACGCTTTTTGACGTAATGCATAACATTCCGATTGTGACCCAATATCCGAGTTCCGAGCTGCCGCATCAATCTACGCCCAAGGAGACCTTTGCTTTCCTTGAGAAAGAACTTCTGGAGGCTCTTCCTACTTTGAGCGTCAAATCGAAAAGCGGAGGAAACGGGCCTGATCAAGGATTATGGAATCAGGCCGGAGCGGCAGCATTGTTGGCCCGGCTCTATATGAATGCCTCGTGGTGGATTGATGAAGATAAAAGTGCCGAATGTGAAAAGATTTGTGAAGACATCATCAACGGTAAATATGGCTACTACCAAATAGCCGACAGATGGGACGCTCCTTTTGATTGGGACAATGACAAATGCGATGAGGTGATTTATGCCTTTGCCAGCTCTTACGGAGGGGCTCATTGGGCATATACGGGAAATATGCATTGGTATGTGGCGCCTTTCATGTCGGCACCGTATTTCGGCTTTACAGATTGGGGACGGTGCAATCCGAAGTATGCTTTGCAACCGGGACTGGATTTGGAAGGCAGGGAATATACATTTGATAATGGAAAACCTGTACGTAAATTCATGAACTATCCGGATGATGTACGTTTGAAGAAATATCGAAATCTGGGAAAAGGAAAACGCGAAGGATTATTCTTGTACGGGACTCTGGATTATTCCACTCCGGACGGGAAAACAAAATACGTGCGCTCGGACAATGATGCTTATCAACTGTATATCCGCGACCAAGTAGGCATCTTCCAAGATACGGATACATTGAGCGTTTCGCCCGCACCTTCCAGCGGCAAAGAGACTCCCAAATCGGCCATGCCTTATGGTGACCAGAATTCCGGCTGGTGTCTGGTCAAGTATCCTATCTACAGGTCGGACGATGCTGCAAAAATAGAATCGGACTACACGGTGATTCGCCTGGCGGAAATTTATTATTACCTGGCGGAAATAAAATTTAATAAAGGAGAACGCGCATCTGCCGCCAAATTGCTCAACGCCGTCAGAAAAAGGTATTATCCGGAAGGTTCCGCGAGTTTATATAATGAAGACGGCAGCCAAATAACCAGACAAGAGTTGCTGGATGAATGGGGACGGGAATTTATAGGCGAAGGACAGCGAAGGCGTGTCTTGTGTCGGTTCGGAGTTTATAATTCCGGAACTTGGTGGGATAAAGAACCGGACGCGGACAAACACACCATGTGGATTCCTCTTTCACGCACGGTTCTTCAAACGAACCCTAACTTGAAACAAAATCCCGGATATCCTACTATCAATTAA
- a CDS encoding glycoside hydrolase family 30 protein: MKRFLKRILVFSCLAMSVSNLYAQSYTWFCSTENDVWKETKVKLQSKSETTPILKVTGTENIQIFKRWGTCFNELGWDALNLLSLEQQDAVLSKLFAPDGELHFSMGRIPMNANDYARDWYSCDEVDGDFQLKYFNIDRDKKTIIPFIRKAQHYNPDMTFWISPWSPPSWMKVNHYYSILSNDKVNKMSPLSNVILHENSTERNNAYYPKQLAVNDYFIQDTRYLRTYADYFCRFVSAYQDENVPVTRVMFQNEPWAFTIYPGCAWTPEGIIRFNVEYLAPELKKRHPGVSLYLGTLNTNRFEIVDKILSDPRMQKTVDGLGFQWWGGQILPDIRKKYPHYKYMQTENECGSGTFDWKAAEHTFNLINHYLGNGCEEYTFWNAILCDEGTSGWGWKQNALIHVDSKTETVTYTPEYYAVRHFSDKVTSGTKVLQYKEKGDDKLPAMVFLTSDNKYLVVAGNFNDEPRELTIQLGAKFLVATLKPHSFNSFYMK; this comes from the coding sequence ATGAAAAGATTCTTGAAAAGAATCCTGGTGTTTAGTTGCCTGGCAATGAGTGTGTCCAACTTGTACGCTCAATCTTATACATGGTTTTGCAGTACAGAAAATGATGTATGGAAAGAGACGAAGGTAAAGTTACAATCGAAGAGTGAAACGACTCCGATATTGAAGGTCACAGGAACAGAAAATATACAAATATTCAAAAGATGGGGAACCTGTTTTAATGAATTGGGATGGGATGCACTTAACCTGTTATCTCTTGAGCAACAGGACGCCGTTTTAAGCAAACTGTTCGCACCCGACGGAGAATTGCATTTCTCCATGGGGCGCATCCCGATGAATGCCAATGACTATGCCCGCGACTGGTATAGCTGTGATGAAGTCGACGGCGATTTTCAATTGAAATATTTTAATATTGATCGTGATAAAAAAACGATTATACCTTTCATAAGGAAAGCACAGCATTATAATCCGGATATGACTTTCTGGATTTCTCCATGGTCGCCCCCTTCTTGGATGAAAGTAAATCATTATTATTCGATTCTCAGTAATGATAAAGTGAATAAGATGTCTCCTTTGTCCAATGTTATTCTTCATGAGAACAGTACGGAGAGAAATAATGCTTACTACCCCAAACAACTTGCCGTGAATGACTATTTTATTCAGGATACACGTTATTTGAGAACGTATGCTGATTATTTTTGCAGATTCGTTTCTGCCTATCAGGATGAAAACGTTCCTGTAACAAGGGTGATGTTCCAGAATGAGCCATGGGCGTTTACCATATACCCCGGTTGTGCATGGACGCCGGAAGGAATCATCCGATTCAATGTAGAGTATTTAGCTCCGGAGTTAAAGAAACGGCATCCCGGCGTTTCTCTTTATCTGGGAACGCTTAACACAAATCGTTTCGAAATAGTGGATAAGATTCTCTCTGACCCTCGCATGCAGAAAACGGTGGACGGTTTAGGATTTCAATGGTGGGGTGGGCAGATTTTGCCTGATATCCGTAAAAAATATCCTCATTATAAATATATGCAGACAGAAAACGAATGCGGTTCGGGAACTTTTGACTGGAAAGCGGCGGAGCATACGTTTAATTTGATAAATCATTATTTAGGAAATGGTTGTGAAGAATATACATTTTGGAATGCGATATTGTGTGACGAGGGTACAAGCGGATGGGGATGGAAACAGAATGCTCTGATTCATGTGGATTCTAAAACCGAAACGGTAACCTATACTCCGGAATATTATGCCGTGAGACATTTTAGCGACAAAGTAACTTCCGGTACAAAGGTGTTACAGTACAAAGAAAAAGGCGATGATAAATTACCCGCTATGGTTTTCCTAACTTCAGATAATAAATATCTGGTAGTGGCAGGTAACTTTAATGATGAGCCGCGGGAGTTGACAATACAATTAGGGGCTAAATTCTTAGTTGCAACCTTAAAGCCGCATTCGTTTAATTCCTTTTATATGAAATAG
- a CDS encoding GH92 family glycosyl hydrolase — MKRLIPFFILSFGLLAAVSAADKRPVDYVNPFIGTSNFGTTNPGAVCPNGMMSVVPFNVMGSEDNQYDKDARWWSTPYEYHNCFFTGYSHVNLSGVGCPDLGSLLLMPTTGKLSVDYKEYGSRYTDEQASPGYYSNFLTRYGVKTEVTATPRTGVTRFTFPAGQSHVLLNLGEGLTNETGAFLRRTGDCEFEGTKLLGTFCYNPQAVFPIYFVMRVNKQPVASGYWKKQRPMTGVEAEWDADNGRYKLYTHYGRELAGDDIGAYLTFNTREGEQIEVQMGVSFVSMENARLNLEAEQKGKDFAQILDEARRRWNDDLSRILVEGGTEERKTVFYTALYHTLIHPNILQDVNGQYPAMESDKVLTAQGDRYTVFSLWDTYRNVHQLLTLVYPERQLQMVRSMLDMYREHGWLPKWELYGRETLTMEGDPSIPVIVDTWLKGLRDFDIETAYEAMRKGATLPGADNLLRPDNDDYLSLGYVPLRGQYDNSVSHALEYYIADNALSRMAEALGKEAAARGEKEKARRYQADARLFHERSLGYKHYYSKESGTFRPILPNGEFYAPFDPKQGANFEPNPGFHEGCAWNYTFYVPHDIKGLAQLMGGKKPFIDKLQRVFDEGLYDPANEPDIAYAHLFSYFKGEEWRTQKELHRLLRTYFKDAPDGIPGNDDTGTMSAWAVFNMMGFYPDCPGEPAYTLSTPLFDKVTIRLNPKFWGRNRLVIETERPSATSLYIREMKLGGKRLSHYRISHEELVQGGNLRFMLR; from the coding sequence ATGAAACGACTGATACCCTTTTTCATCCTCTCTTTCGGCCTGCTTGCGGCAGTATCGGCGGCGGACAAACGTCCTGTCGACTATGTCAATCCGTTTATCGGCACCAGCAACTTCGGCACCACCAATCCAGGTGCCGTATGCCCCAACGGAATGATGTCCGTGGTGCCTTTCAACGTGATGGGCTCCGAAGATAATCAATACGATAAGGATGCCCGTTGGTGGTCTACGCCCTACGAATATCACAACTGTTTCTTTACCGGATATTCCCACGTCAACCTCAGCGGAGTGGGGTGTCCCGACTTGGGTTCGTTGCTGCTGATGCCCACTACGGGCAAGCTCTCCGTAGATTATAAGGAATATGGCAGTCGCTATACGGACGAGCAGGCCTCTCCCGGATACTACAGCAATTTCCTGACCCGCTATGGGGTGAAGACCGAGGTCACCGCCACGCCGCGCACCGGTGTGACCCGCTTCACTTTCCCTGCCGGGCAGAGCCATGTGCTGCTCAATCTGGGCGAGGGGCTTACCAACGAAACCGGTGCTTTTCTGCGGCGGACGGGCGACTGCGAGTTCGAAGGCACGAAGCTGTTGGGCACCTTCTGCTACAACCCGCAGGCCGTGTTTCCCATCTATTTCGTGATGCGCGTCAACAAGCAGCCGGTGGCTTCGGGCTATTGGAAGAAGCAGCGTCCCATGACCGGCGTAGAGGCGGAATGGGATGCCGACAACGGACGCTACAAGCTCTACACCCACTATGGCAGAGAGTTGGCGGGCGATGACATCGGCGCATATCTTACATTCAACACCCGCGAAGGCGAGCAGATTGAGGTACAGATGGGCGTCTCGTTCGTAAGCATGGAGAACGCCCGTCTCAATCTGGAGGCCGAGCAGAAAGGCAAAGACTTCGCCCAAATACTGGACGAAGCCCGTCGCCGCTGGAACGACGACCTGTCGCGCATCCTTGTCGAAGGGGGTACGGAAGAACGGAAAACCGTGTTCTATACCGCCCTCTATCATACACTGATACACCCCAATATCCTGCAAGATGTCAACGGGCAATATCCGGCCATGGAAAGCGACAAGGTGCTCACCGCGCAGGGCGACCGCTATACCGTCTTCTCCCTGTGGGACACGTATCGTAATGTGCATCAGCTCCTCACGCTGGTCTATCCCGAACGGCAGTTGCAGATGGTACGCTCCATGCTCGATATGTATCGCGAGCACGGATGGCTGCCCAAGTGGGAACTGTATGGCCGGGAGACGCTGACCATGGAGGGCGACCCCTCTATCCCCGTCATCGTGGATACTTGGCTGAAAGGCTTGCGCGACTTTGATATCGAAACAGCCTACGAAGCCATGCGCAAGGGAGCCACCCTGCCCGGAGCGGACAACCTCTTGCGCCCCGACAACGACGACTATCTCTCTTTGGGCTACGTTCCCTTGCGCGGGCAGTATGACAATTCCGTGTCTCATGCGCTGGAATATTACATTGCCGACAATGCCCTTTCGCGCATGGCCGAAGCGCTTGGCAAGGAGGCCGCCGCACGCGGAGAGAAAGAAAAGGCGCGCCGCTATCAGGCCGATGCCCGCCTGTTTCATGAGCGTTCGTTGGGCTACAAGCACTATTACAGCAAAGAGTCAGGCACCTTCCGCCCCATCCTGCCGAACGGTGAGTTTTATGCTCCTTTCGACCCGAAGCAAGGCGCGAACTTCGAGCCCAATCCCGGCTTCCACGAAGGTTGCGCTTGGAACTACACCTTCTATGTGCCTCACGATATCAAAGGGCTGGCGCAGCTCATGGGAGGAAAGAAACCCTTCATCGACAAGCTGCAACGCGTCTTCGACGAGGGACTTTATGACCCGGCCAACGAGCCGGACATCGCCTACGCACACCTTTTCTCCTATTTCAAGGGCGAAGAGTGGCGCACGCAGAAAGAGTTGCATCGCCTGCTCCGGACGTACTTCAAGGATGCCCCCGACGGCATTCCCGGCAACGACGATACAGGCACCATGTCCGCCTGGGCAGTTTTCAACATGATGGGCTTCTATCCCGACTGTCCCGGCGAACCGGCCTATACGCTTTCCACCCCGCTATTCGATAAGGTCACCATCCGGCTCAACCCGAAGTTCTGGGGACGCAACCGCCTGGTGATAGAAACCGAGCGTCCCTCGGCAACGTCTCTTTACATCCGTGAAATGAAGCTGGGCGGTAAGAGGCTGTCGCACTATCGCATCTCTCACGAAGAGCTGGTGCAGGGAGGAAACCTGCGTTTCATGCTTCGATAA